One window from the genome of Deltaproteobacteria bacterium encodes:
- a CDS encoding LptF/LptG family permease: MTILQRYLLRQNLTYFLLIFGLSLGIYLLVDVFDRLEKFLNQGVPAGTIVWYFVLKLPLIVTQLLPIVFLLSILIQLGLMSRTRELIALESSALSMGSVIRFFLVWALIWTGIHLFFSQYLGYASDRESTRIWDSEVRNRQVENRTLFDVWFKENRHMIHLEEVTPSTRTGRGLTVFETAADYGDLRKIVSAEAFSAEKDSGPWHLEGVTVVDPLDFSTRTVQAEDLNLATDPATFLVVDPKTDPEGLSIWQLGRVIEELERSGSGVARLRTVWHMKLAYTFSTICLTLVGLALALSSRNVYLLFLLGMLSVFI; the protein is encoded by the coding sequence ATGACCATTCTCCAGCGCTACCTGCTTCGCCAGAATCTGACCTATTTCCTCCTCATTTTTGGCTTGTCCCTTGGGATTTATCTCCTGGTGGATGTCTTCGACCGCCTGGAAAAATTCCTGAACCAAGGCGTCCCGGCAGGAACCATCGTCTGGTACTTCGTCCTGAAGCTCCCCCTCATCGTCACCCAGCTTCTGCCCATAGTCTTTCTGCTCTCCATCCTCATCCAACTGGGCCTCATGTCCAGGACCCGGGAACTGATCGCCCTGGAGTCCTCGGCCCTGTCCATGGGATCCGTGATCCGCTTCTTTCTGGTCTGGGCCTTGATCTGGACCGGGATTCACCTGTTCTTCTCCCAATACCTGGGCTATGCCAGCGACCGCGAATCGACCCGCATCTGGGACTCGGAGGTCCGAAACCGGCAGGTCGAAAACCGGACCCTCTTTGACGTCTGGTTCAAGGAAAACCGGCACATGATTCATCTGGAGGAAGTGACCCCTTCGACCAGAACCGGCCGGGGGCTGACAGTCTTTGAAACCGCCGCGGACTACGGTGACTTGCGGAAAATCGTCTCGGCGGAAGCGTTTTCAGCCGAAAAAGATTCGGGTCCCTGGCATCTGGAGGGTGTGACCGTGGTCGATCCCCTGGATTTCTCCACCCGGACCGTCCAGGCCGAGGATCTAAACCTGGCCACCGATCCGGCCACCTTTCTGGTTGTCGACCCCAAAACCGATCCCGAAGGTCTGTCCATCTGGCAATTGGGGCGGGTCATCGAGGAACTGGAGCGCTCGGGCTCCGGCGTGGCCAGACTGCGGACCGTCTGGCATATGAAACTGGCCTACACGTTTTCCACGATCTGCCTGACACTGGTCGGCCTGGCCCTGGCCCTATCCAGCCGAAACGTCTATCTTTTATTCTTACTGGGCATGCTTTCAGTCTTCATC